A DNA window from Streptomyces sp. CA-278952 contains the following coding sequences:
- a CDS encoding response regulator transcription factor: protein MCADVIVAEDDEKQAELVRRYLEREGHAVRIVGDGLAALDAVRHQEPDLLVLDVMMPRADGLDVVRVLRSENRELPVLMLTARSTEDDLLLGLDLGADDYMTKPYSPRELMARVRTLLRRTRRTAAPEPVAEEPVLRVGALVVDPARHEVSVGGGAVECTPGEFRILAALAAGPDRVFSRQRLLEELHGFDRYISARTVDVHVMNLRKKIERAPRRPERLLTVFGVGYKLTDPAKAVRRA, encoded by the coding sequence GTGTGCGCTGACGTCATAGTTGCCGAGGACGACGAGAAGCAGGCCGAGCTCGTACGCCGCTATCTGGAACGGGAAGGACACGCCGTACGGATCGTGGGCGACGGCCTCGCCGCGCTCGACGCCGTCCGGCACCAGGAACCCGACCTGCTCGTTCTCGATGTGATGATGCCCCGGGCCGACGGCCTGGACGTCGTGCGCGTACTGCGCTCCGAGAACCGCGAGCTGCCGGTGCTGATGCTGACCGCCCGCTCGACCGAGGACGACCTCCTGCTCGGTCTCGACCTCGGCGCCGACGACTACATGACCAAGCCCTACAGTCCGCGCGAGCTGATGGCCCGCGTCCGTACCCTGCTGCGGCGCACCCGGCGGACCGCCGCCCCGGAGCCGGTGGCCGAGGAACCGGTCCTGCGGGTCGGCGCCCTCGTGGTCGACCCGGCGCGGCACGAAGTGTCCGTGGGCGGCGGGGCGGTGGAGTGCACCCCGGGCGAGTTCCGGATCCTGGCGGCCCTGGCGGCGGGGCCGGACCGGGTGTTCAGCCGTCAGCGGCTGCTGGAGGAGCTCCACGGGTTCGACCGCTACATCAGCGCCCGGACCGTCGACGTGCACGTCATGAACCTGCGCAAGAAGATCGAGCGGGCCCCGCGGCGGCCGGAACGCCTGCTCACCGTGTTCGGCGTCGGCTACAAGCTCACCGACCCGGCGAAGGCGGTCCGGCGTGCGTAG
- a CDS encoding sensor histidine kinase → MAGRARLPLRRSLLGRLLAVSALVAACSVAATAWIAVQTTSGAIKQEQGQNLTADARIYDTLLEYAARNPTWDGVGATVRELARESGRRVALTTQGRQPLADSATTATAPALGPQASAVVDPLSVDTVLAARGTAGQGTAADRIDPRAVGPFRLSAGDSKTLRRTADDKVECLNRAGIASDVVVGPSGRPRVQIVGNDPERALGTRCDLAALDTPTPSERKALDALTELADACLKRQDREGVRLNSDLSWGDPARVSLAPESGPRPDEPGPLVPAPTPVPVPTPSDDAPAEATEPSVVTPERTGENDRAIASCVGTARSEQLSSYVASPALLFIGDEGGATLPGFDLSPANTARIAGAAALVLALTVGASVFAGARLVRPLYALTGAAQRMRDGEQPESVPVSGDDEVGRLAAAFNDMSAHRARLEEQRKAMVSDVAHELRTPLSNIRGWLEAAQDGLADPDPAFVSSLLEEAVLLQHIIDDLQDLAAADAGVLRLHPEPVEVRELLRQAAAAHQARAENAGVTLAVMGTAPGPALRADPVRLRQVVGNLVSNAVRHTPEGGRVTLRAYASEEGDGAVLVEVADTGSGIPSEDLPHVFDRFWRAEKSRSRRTGGSGLGLAIVRKLVEAHGGTVDAASVEGKGSTFVLRLPGTGPSGP, encoded by the coding sequence ATGGCGGGCCGGGCGCGGCTGCCGCTGCGCCGGAGCCTGCTGGGGCGACTGCTCGCCGTTTCGGCGCTGGTGGCCGCGTGTTCGGTGGCGGCCACCGCCTGGATCGCCGTGCAGACCACCTCGGGTGCGATCAAGCAGGAGCAGGGGCAGAACCTCACCGCGGACGCCCGGATCTACGACACCCTGCTGGAGTACGCCGCCCGCAATCCGACCTGGGACGGGGTCGGGGCGACGGTGCGCGAACTGGCCCGGGAGTCGGGCCGCCGGGTCGCCCTGACCACGCAGGGCAGGCAGCCGCTCGCCGACTCGGCCACCACGGCGACCGCCCCGGCGCTCGGGCCGCAGGCGTCCGCCGTGGTCGACCCGTTGTCCGTGGACACCGTTCTGGCGGCGCGCGGGACCGCCGGGCAGGGCACGGCGGCCGACCGCATCGACCCCCGGGCGGTGGGGCCGTTCCGGCTGTCGGCGGGGGACAGCAAGACGTTGCGGCGGACCGCCGACGACAAGGTGGAGTGCCTGAACCGGGCGGGCATCGCCTCGGACGTGGTGGTCGGCCCGAGCGGCCGCCCCCGGGTGCAGATCGTGGGCAACGACCCCGAACGCGCGCTGGGCACGCGGTGTGATCTCGCCGCTCTGGACACACCCACCCCTTCGGAACGCAAGGCCCTCGACGCGCTCACCGAGCTGGCCGACGCCTGTCTGAAGCGCCAGGACCGCGAGGGCGTACGGCTGAACAGCGACCTGTCCTGGGGCGATCCGGCGCGGGTGTCCCTGGCGCCCGAGTCCGGCCCGCGGCCGGACGAACCCGGGCCGCTGGTGCCGGCGCCGACGCCTGTGCCTGTGCCGACTCCGAGCGACGACGCCCCTGCGGAGGCGACCGAGCCGTCCGTCGTGACGCCGGAACGTACCGGGGAGAACGACCGGGCGATCGCGTCCTGTGTGGGCACGGCCCGGAGCGAACAGCTCAGCTCGTACGTGGCCTCCCCCGCCCTCCTCTTCATCGGCGACGAGGGCGGCGCGACGCTGCCCGGATTCGACCTCTCCCCCGCGAACACGGCCAGGATCGCCGGGGCGGCGGCGCTCGTGCTGGCCCTCACCGTGGGCGCTTCGGTGTTCGCGGGCGCCCGGCTGGTACGCCCGCTGTACGCACTGACCGGCGCCGCGCAGCGCATGCGCGACGGGGAGCAGCCGGAGTCGGTGCCCGTCTCGGGGGACGACGAGGTCGGCCGGCTGGCCGCGGCGTTCAACGACATGTCCGCGCACCGGGCGCGGCTGGAGGAACAGCGCAAGGCCATGGTGAGCGACGTCGCCCATGAGCTGCGCACCCCGCTGAGCAACATCCGGGGCTGGCTGGAGGCCGCCCAGGACGGACTCGCCGACCCCGACCCGGCGTTCGTCTCCTCGCTGCTGGAGGAGGCCGTGCTGCTCCAGCACATCATCGACGACCTCCAGGACCTGGCCGCCGCCGACGCCGGGGTGCTGCGGCTGCATCCCGAACCCGTCGAGGTCCGGGAGCTGCTGAGGCAGGCCGCCGCCGCCCACCAGGCGCGGGCGGAGAACGCGGGCGTCACGCTCGCCGTCATGGGCACCGCCCCGGGGCCGGCCCTGCGCGCCGATCCGGTCAGGCTCCGGCAGGTGGTCGGCAACCTGGTGTCCAACGCCGTACGGCACACGCCGGAGGGCGGACGGGTGACGCTGCGCGCGTACGCCTCCGAAGAAGGTGACGGGGCGGTGCTGGTCGAGGTGGCGGACACCGGCTCCGGCATCCCGTCCGAGGACCTTCCCCACGTCTTCGACCGGTTCTGGCGCGCGGAGAAGTCCCGCAGCCGCCGTACGGGCGGCAGCGGCCTGGGCCTCGCCATCGTCCGCAAACTGGTCGAGGCCCACGGCGGCACGGTGGACGCGGCGAGCGTCGAGGGCAAGGGGTCGACGTTCGTCCTTCGCCTGCCCGGAACCGGGCCGTCCGGCCCCTGA